The following proteins are encoded in a genomic region of Neovison vison isolate M4711 chromosome 12, ASM_NN_V1, whole genome shotgun sequence:
- the BAZ2A gene encoding bromodomain adjacent to zinc finger domain protein 2A isoform X1 has translation MEANDHFNFTGLPPAPAASGLKPSPSSGEGLYTNGSPMNFPQQGKSLNGDVNVNGLSTVSHTTTSGILNSAPHSSSTSHLHHPSVAYDCLWNYSQYPSANPGNNLKDPPLLSQFSGGQYPLNGILGGSRQPSSPSHNTNLRAGSQEFWANGTQSPMGLNFDSQELYDSFPDQNFEVMPNGPPSFFTSPQTSPMLGSSIQTFAPSQEVGSGIHPDEAAEKELTSVVAENGTGLVGSLELEEEQPELKICGYNGSVPSVESLHQEVSVLVPDPTVSCLDDPSHLPDQLEDTPILSEVSLEPFNPLAPEPVSGGLYGIDDTELMGAEDKLPLEDSPVISALDCPSLNNATAFSLLADDSQTSASIFASPTSPPVLGESVLQDNSFDLNNGSDAEQEEMETQASDFPPPLTQPASDQSSTIQLHPATSPAVPPAASPAISLAVSPAASLEISPEVSPVVSPAVSPEISPVISPAAFPAVSPTSSAALPPVSSEVSLTGSPVTSPKVSPVVSPVSVLPAASSADKDVSTFPETTTDLEEITGEGITASGNGDILRRRIATPEEVRLPLQHGWRREVRIKKGSHRWQGETWYYGPCGKRMKQFPEVIKYLSRNVVHNVRREHFSFSPRMPVGDFFEERDTPEGLQWVQLSAEEIPSRIQAITGKRGRPRNTEKAKTKEVPKVKRGRGRPPKVKIAELLNKTDNRLLKKLEAQETLNEEDKAKMSKIKKKMKQKVRGECQSTIQGQARNKRKQETKSLKQKEAKKKSKAEKEKVKTKQEKLKEKVKREKKEKVKMKEKEEVAKGKSACKADKTLAMQRRLEERQRQQMILEEMKKPTEDMCLTDHQPLPDFSRIPGLILPSGAFSDCLTIVEFLHSFGKVLGFDPAKDVPSLGVLQEGLLCQGDSLGEVQDLLVRLLKAALYDPGLPSYCQSLKILGEKVSEIPLTRDNVSEILRCFLMAYGVEPALCDSLRTQPFQAQPPQQKAAVLAFLVHELNGSTLIINEIDKTLESMSSYRKNKWIVEGRLRRLKTALAKRTGRPEVEMQGPEEGLGRRRSSRIMEETSGMEEDDEEETVATAHGRRGRRDGEVDAIASSIPELERQIEKLSKRQLFFRKKLLHSSQMLRAVSLGQDRYRRRYWVLPYLAGIFVEGAEESLVPEDVIKQEMDSLEVAARPAPSPAPFSLKKELGGSGTSASTPARARGRPRKTKPGSLQPRHLKSPGQGQGSEQPSAQLQPKIQPHPQLQAQPQLQPQPQLQLHPQPQNGFLEPEGSPLSLGQSQHDLSQSAFLSWLSQTQSHGSLLSSSVLTPDSSPGKLDPTPSQPLEEPEPDEAEPIPDSQAPWFSLAQMPCNAAPTPPPAVSEDQPTLSPQQPASSKPMSRPSAASPCSPVQLSSTPLPGMASKRRIGDPGGTSQSLTGAGQPKRRGRPPSKFFKQMEQRYLTQLTAQPVPPEMCSGWWCIQDPETLDATLKALHPRGIREKALHKHLNKHRDFLQEVCLRPSTDPIFEPSQLPAFQEGIMSWSPKEKTYETDLAVLQWVEELEQRVILSDLQIRGWTCPSPDSTREDLAYCEHLPDSQEDITWRGRGREGLAPQRKSTNPLDLAVMRLAALEQNVERRYLREPLWPAHEVVLEKALLSTPSGAPQCTTTEISYEITPRIRAWRQTLERCRSAAQVCLCLGQLERSIAWEKSVNKVTCLVCRKGDNDEFLLLCDGCDRGCHIYCHRPKMEAVPEGDWFCAVCLAQQVEGGFTQKPGFPKRGQKRKNSYELNFPEGDGRRRRVLSRGRESPAVPRYSEERLSPSKRRRFSMRNHHSDLTFCEIILMEMESHDAAWPFLEPVNPRLVSGYRRIIKNPMDFSTMRERLLRGGYTSSEEFAADALLVFDNCQTFNEDDSEVGKAGHIMRRFFESRWEEFYQGKQANL, from the exons gTTTGAATGGGGATGTGAATGTTAATGGCTTATCTACTGTATCTCACACTACTACTTCAGGGATTTTGAATTCTGCTCCCCACTCCTCCAGCACCTCACACCTTCATCACCCCAGCGTGGCCTACGACTGTCTCTGGAACTACTCACAGTACCCATCTGCCAATCCTGGCAACAACCTCAAGGAcccaccccttctctcccagttCTCGGGGGGACAATATCCACTCAACGGCATCCTTGGGGGCAGCCGGCAACCTTCATCCCCAAGTCACAACACTAACCTTCGGGCTGGGAGCCAAGAGTTCTGGGCCAACGGTACCCAGAGTCCCATGGGGCTTAACTTCGACTCACAGGAACTGTATGATTCCTTTCCTGACCAGAATTTTGAGGTGATGCCCAATGGACCCCCTAGTTTTTTCACCTCCCCACAGACTTCTCCTATGTTGGGATCCAGCATCCAGACCTTTGCACCCTCCCAGGAGGTAGGCAGTGGTATCCATCCTGATGAGGCGGCAGAAAAGGAGCTGACATCAGTTGTGGCAGAGAATGGCACTGGCTTGGTAGGCAGCCTGGAGCTGGAAGAAGAGCAGCCAG AACTGAAGATATGTGGCTACAATGGCTCTGTCCCTTCTGTGGAATCATTACACCAAGAGGTCTCAGTCTTGGTCCCTGACCCCACAGTGAGCTGCTTAGATGATCCTTCACATCTTCCTGATCAACTGGAAGACACTCCAATCCTCAGTGAAGTCTCTCTGGAGCCCTTCAACCCCCTGGCACCAG AGCCAGTGAGTGGAGGACTCTATGGTATAGATGACACGGAGCTGATGGGTGCGGAGGACAAGCTGCCTCTTGAGGACAGCCCTGTGATTTCTGCCCTTGATTGCCCTTCCCTCAATAATGCCACTGCCTTCAGTCTCCTGGCAGATGACAGTCAAACTTCAGCCTCTATCTTTGCCAGCCCAACCTCTCCACCTGTCCTTGGAGAGTCTGTCCTGCAAG ATAATAGCTTTGACCTGAATAATGGTAGTGATGcagaacaggaagaaatggagacTCAGGCTTCAGACTTCCCACCACCTCTGACCCAGCCAGCCTCTGACCAGTCATCCACAATTCAGCTTCATCCAGCAACTTCACCAGCAGTTCCGCCAGCAGCCTCCCCAGCAATCTCCCTGGCAGTTTCGCCAGCAGCCTCCCTGGAAATCTCTCCAGAAGTCTCCCCAGTGGTTTCGCCAGCAGTCTCCCCGGAAATTTCCCCAGTCATCTCCCCAGCAGCCTTCCCAGCTGTCTCTCCAACTTCCTCAGCAGCTCTCCCACCAGTCTCCTCAGAAGTTTCCTTGACAGGCTCCCCAGTGACCTCCCCAAAAGTGTCCCCTGTAGTTTCCCCAGTATCTGTCCTCCCAGCAGCCTCCTCAGCAGATAAGGATGTCAGCACCTTCCCTGAAACCACCACTGACCTGGAAGAGATCACTGGAGAAGGAATCACTGCTTCTGGTAATG GTGATATCCTGAGGAGACGTATTGCTACCCCAGAAGAAGTTCGTCTTCCCCTCCAACATGG GTGGCGGAGAGAGGTGCGCATCAAGAAGGGCAGCCACCGATGGCAAGGGGAAACATGGTATTATGGTCCCTGTGGGAAGAGGATGAAACAGTTTCCAGAAGTGATCAAG TACCTGAGCCGCAATGTGGTACACAATGTCCGTCGTGAGCACTTCAGTTTCAGTCCCCGTATGCCTGTTGGAGATTTCTTTGAAGAGAGAGACACGCCAGAG GGCTTGCAGTGGGTACAGCTTTCAGCAGAGGAGATCCCATCCCGGATTCAGGCAATTACCGGGAAACGGGGCCGACCTCGAAACACTGAGAAGGCCAAGACTAAGGAAGTCCCCAAGGTGAAACGGGGACGAGGTCGGCCACCCAAGGTCAAAATCGCTGAGCTGCTGAATAAGACAGATAACCGCCTCCTAAAGAAACTGGAGGCCCAAG AAACACTGAATGAGGAGGATAAAGCAAAGATGAGTAAAATCAAGAAGAAGATGAAGCAGAAGGTACGAGGAGAATGTCAGTCTACTATCCAAGGGCAG GCCAGAAACAAGCGGAAACAAGAGACCAAGAGCTTAAAGCAGAAGGAAGCTAAGAAGAAATCCAAG GCTGAGAAGGAGAAGGTaaagacaaagcaggaaaaactgaaggaaaaagtgaaaagggagaagaaggagaaagtaaaaatgaaggaaaaggaggaagtggCCAAAGGCAAGTCAGCCTGTAAAGCTGATAAAACGCTGGCCATGCAGAGGCGCTTGGAGGAGCGGCAGAGGCAGCAGATGATCTTGGAGGAGATGAAGAAGCCCACGGAGGATATGTGTCTGACTGATCACCAG CCCCTACCTGACTTCTCCCGCATCCCTGGTCTGATCCTGCCCAGTGGGGCCTTCTCAGACTGCTTGACCATCGTGGAATTCCTGCACAGCTTCGGCAAGGTGCTAGGCTTTGACCCTGCCAAAGATGTACCCAGCCTGGGGGTCCTGCAGGAGGGACTCCTCTGTCAAGGCGACAGCCTGGGTGAGGTGCAGGATCTGCTGGTTCGGCTCCTTAAGGCTGCGCTCTATGATCCCGGCCTGCCCTCTTACTGTCAG TCCTTAAAGATCTTGGGGGAGAAGGTGTCCGAGATCCCACTGACAAGAGACAATGTGTCTGAGATCCTGCGCTGCTTCCTCATGGCATATGGAGTGGAGCCTGCCCTCTGTGACAGCCTGCGTACCCAGCCTTTTCAGGCCCAGCCCCCGCAACAGAAAGCTGCTGTCTTGGCCTTCCTTGTGCATGAGCTCAACGGCTCAACCCTCATCATCAA TGAGATTGACAAGACTCTGGAGAGTATGTCCAGCTACAGGAAAAACAAGTGGATTGTTGAAGGCCGGCTCCGGAG ACTAAAAACTGCTCTGGCCAAGCGAACTGGGCGGCCTGAGGTAGAGATGCAAGGGCCAGAGGAGGGCCTGGGGCGGAGGCGTAGCTCTCGCATCATGGAGGAGACCAGCGGTATGGAAGAAGACGACGAGGAAGAGACTGTAGCAACTGCCCATGGCCGTAGGGGTCGAAGAGATGGAGAG GTTGATGCCATAGCATCAAGCATCCCAGAGCTAGAGCGCCAGATAGAAAAACTGAGCAAG CGTCAGCTCTTCTTTCGAAAAAAGCTGCTTCACTCATCCCAGATGCTTCGGGCAGTCTCCTTGGGTCAGGACCGCTACAGACGCCGCTACTGGGTGTTGCCCTATTTGGCTGGTATCTttgtggaaggagcagaggagagcTTAG ttcctgaggatgTGATTAAGCAGGAAATGGACTCCTTAGAAGTGGCAGCCCGTCCagcacccagcccagcccccttctccctgaaGAAGGAGTTAGGTGGCTCTGGAACCTCTGCCAGTACTCCTGCCCGGGCCCGAGGCCGACCTCGGAAAACTAAGCCTGGGTCTCTGCAACCTAGGCACCTGAAATCCCCTGGCCAGGGCCAGGGTTCTGAACAGCCCAGTGCCCAGCTTCAGCCCAAGATTCAGCCCCATCCTCAACTTCAGGCTCAGCCCCAGCTCCAGCCTCAACCCCAGCTTCAGCTTCATCCTCAGCCCCAAAATGGGTTTCTGGAGCCAGAAGGCTCCCCCTTGTCTCTGGGTCAGAGCCAGCATGACCTTAGCCAGTCAGCTTTCCTGTCTTGGCTGAGCCAGACTCAGAGccatggctccctgctgagcagctcAGTCCTCACACCTGACAGCAGCCCTGGAAAACTGGACCCAACCCCATCACAGCCCTTGGAGGAGCCAGAGCCTGATGAGGCAGAGCCCATCCCTGATTCTCAAGCTCCCTGGTTTAGCTTAGCCCAGATGCCTTGCAATGCTGCCCCTACACCACCCCCAGCAGTTTCTGAGGACCAACCTACTCTCTCCCCTCAGCAACCTGCCTCCTCCAAGCCA ATGAGTCGACCCAGTGCAGCCAGTCCCTGTTCTCCAGTACAGCTCTCTTCTACTCCCCTGCCTGGGATGGCCTCTAAGAGGCGAATaggagaccctgggggcacatCACAGAGTCTCACAGGGGCAGGACAGCCAAAACGGAGGGGGAGACCTCCCAGTAAATTCTTCAAACAGATGGAACAGCGTTATCTAACCCAGCTGACAGCCCAGCCTGTCCCTCCTG agatgtgctctggctgGTGGTGCATCCAAGATCCTGAGACCCTGGATGCTACCCTCAAGGCCCTGCACCCCCGAGGCATCCGAGAAAAGGCACTTCACAAACACCTCAACAAGCACAGGGACTTCTTACAGGAGGTCTGCCTACGGCCCTCCACTG ACCCCATCTTTGAGCCTAGTCAGCTACCTGCCTTTCAAGAGGGGATTATGAGCTGGTCCCCCAAAGAGAAGACCTATGAGACAGACCTGGCTGTGCTTCAGTGGGTAGAGGAGCTGGAACAACGGGTTATCCTCTCTGATCTGCAGATTCGG GGCTGGACATGTCCCAGCCCAGACTCTACTCGTGAAGACTTGGCCTACTGTGAGCATCTGCCTGACTCCCAGGAGGATATCACCTGGCGAGGTCGAGGTAGGGAAGGACTGGCACCCCAGCGTAAAAGCACCAACCCGCTGGACCTGGCCGTGATGCGCCTGGCTGCTCTGGAGCAGAATGTGGAGCGGCGTTATCTGCGGGAGCCCCTCTGGCCAGCTCATGAGGTCGTGCTGGAGAAGGCCTTGCTCAGCACGCCCAGTGGAGCCCCCCAGTGCACCACTACAGAGAT ATCCTATGAGATCACTCCTCGAATTCGGGCCTGGCGCCAGACACTTGAGCGGTGCCGGAGTGCAGCACAGGTGTGCTTGTGCCTCGGTCAGCTGGAGAGGTCCATTGCCTGGGAGAAGTCGGTCAACAAAGTG ACCTGTCTCGTCTGCCGGAAGGGTGACAATGATGAGTTTCTTCTGCTTTGTGATGGATGTGACCGTGGCTGCCACATTTACTGCCATCGGCCCAAGATGGAGGCTGTCCCAGAAGGAGATTGGTTCTGTGCAGTATGTTTGGCCCAG CAGGTAGAAGGAGGATTcactcagaagcctggtttcccaaAACGAGGCCAGAAGCGGAAAAACAGTTACGAGCTGAACTTCCCGGAGGGTGATGGCCGTCGCCGCCGGGTACTCTCCAGGGGCCGAGAGAGCCCAGCAGTGCCTCGGTACTCAGAAGAAAGGCTGTCCCCCTCGAAGCGGCGGCGATTCTCCATGCGGAACCACCACAGTGATCTCACGTTTTGCGA GATTATCTTGATGGAGATGGAGTCCCATGACGCAGCCTGGCCATTCCTGGAGCCCGTGAACCCACGTTTGGTGAGTGGGTACCGGCGCATCATCAAAAACCCAATGGATTTTTCCACCATGCGGGAGCGGCTGCTCCGGGGAGG GTACACCAGCTCAGAGGAGTTTGCAGCGGATGCACTCCTGGTCTTTGACAACTGCCAGACCTTCAATGAGGATGACTCAGAAGTGGGCAAGGCTGGGCACATCATGCGCCGCTTCTTCGAGAGCCGCTGGGAGGAGTTTTATCAGGGAAAGCAGGCCAATCTGTGA